In Strigops habroptila isolate Jane chromosome 7, bStrHab1.2.pri, whole genome shotgun sequence, the following are encoded in one genomic region:
- the GPR78 gene encoding G-protein coupled receptor 78 yields MDLAGVLLALLLVLVLVVSLLSNLLVLLCFVYSTEIRKQVAGVFLVNLSFCNLLLTVLNMPFTLLGILRNQQPLGGCVCKAVGFLETFLTSNTMLSMAALSIDKWIAVVFPLSYTSKMRYKDAVILMGYSWLHSLTFPLVSLFYSWVDYSSVYASCTLHLKEETERRRFTVFTIVFHSTSFMLSLVILCFTYLKVLKVARFHCKRIDIITMQTLVLLVDIHPSVKQRCLNEQKRRRQRATKKISIFIGSFVICFGPYIITRLIELLPFVTINYYWGIISKCLTYSKAASDPFVYSLLRQQYKKVLINIINRILKRDLYPSSGYNSSLDTENDYCLHRTN; encoded by the exons ATGGACTTGGCAGGCGTGCTGCTGGCGTTGCTCCTCGTGCTGGTGCTGGTTGTCTCCCTGCTCTCCAACCTCCTGGTGCTGCTATGCTTCGTCTACAGTACGGAGATCCGCAAGCAGGTCGCCGGGGTTTTCCTGGTGAACTTATCGTTTTGCAACCTGCTTCTCACCGTCCTGAACATGCCTTTTACCCTTCTGGGGATCCTGAGGAACCAGCAACCCCTCGGGGGCTGCGTCTGCAAAGCGGTGGGTTTCCTGGAAACTTTCCTGACTTCCAACACGATGCTGAGCATGGCAGCACTCAGCATCGATAAATGGATTGCCGTGGTGTTCCCCTTAAGCTACACTAGCAAGATGCGGTATAAGGACGCTGTGATACTGATGGGCTACTCGTGGCTCCACTCCCTCACGTTCCCCTTGGTATCCTTGTTTTACTCGTGGGTAGACTACAGCAGCGTTTATGCCTCTTGCACCTTGCACCTGAAAGAAGAGACAGAGCGGAGAAGGTTTACAGTGTTCACCATCGTCTTTCACTCCACCAGTTTCATGCTATCACTGGTGATCTTGTGTTTCACCTATTTAAAGGTGCTGAAAGTTGCACGGTTCCACTGCAAGCGGATAGACATTATCACCATGCAGACTCTGGTTTTGCTGGTGGATATCCACCCCAG TGTGAAGCAGCGCTGTCTTAATGAGCAGAAACGGAGGAGGCAGCGGGCTACcaagaaaatcagtatttttataGGATCATTCGTGATCTGTTTTGGTCCTTACATTATCACCAG GTTGATAGAGCTCCTTCCTTTTGTTACCATAAATTACTACTGGGGAATTATAAGCAAGTGCCTCACCTACAGTAAGGCTGCCTCAGATCCATTTGTTTACTCACTTTTACGTCAACAGTACAAAAAAGTTCTGATCAACATCATCAATAGGATACTTAAGAGGGACCTGTATCCGTCCTCGGGGTACAACAGCTCTCTTGACACCGAAAACGATTACTGCTTGCACAGAACAAACTAA